In Phorcysia thermohydrogeniphila, the DNA window GTTGCTGTTGAGCGGGAGGGAAAAGTTATTATTCCAAAGGGAGAGAGCTTTATTTTCCCTGAGGACAGAATCTACATAGCCGTTAAAGAGAATAGAGTTCCAGAGCTTGTTAGGGCTCTTCAGATTCGTTCTGAACCTGTTAAGATGGTTTTTGTCCTCGGCTACTCAAAGTTTACTGAGGAGCTCCTCTCAGTTCTTTCCGACTTTAAGGGAATAAAGGTAAAGTTCTTCTCTCCTGATAGAGAAACCTGTGAGAGCGTCTCAGGGAAATTTCCCGGGGTGGATGTATTTCACGGGGAGTTTACAGACGTGGAGCTCCTAAAAGAAGAGGGCATCGGTAATTCTGACCTAACGGTTTCTTTAAGTGATGACGAGGAGACTAACATCCTTGCAAGCATCTTAGCAAAGAAGCTCGGCACTAAAAAGGTCTGTTCGCTTATCCTTCACCCGGAGTATGAAAACATCGTTGAGTCCATAGGTATTGACGTTCCGCTAATTCCGAGAAAGCTGCTTGCCTCAAAGGTCTATAGGCAGCTTAGCCGTAAAGGTTTCCTTGAAGTCTTTGAGCTATCAGACAGCCTTGAAGTTGTTGAGATGACCGTCCCGAAAAAGTTCTCTGGGAAAACGGTTTCTGAACTTAGAGATAGCATCTGTGGGCTTATCGTAGCAGTTAAGAAAGAGAATGAAACTAAGCTTGCCAAGGGAGATACAGTTTTACTCTCAGGGGAGACCGTAATCTGCATAGAGAAGAGGAAATGAGGTTACAGGTAGTATTCCGTCACGTTACTTTTCTCCTCTTCATTCTGTCTCTTTCGTTTCTCTTCCCAGCGGTTTACTCTTTATGGGTTAATGACGGTCTTTTTATGAGTTTTCTCTACCCCCTCTTCCTTTCTTTTTCGCTCTTCCTTTTGGGAATTCAGTTTGAGAATAAAGAGCCAAAGGTTAAGGAGGCAATTTTAGTCGTTGTTCTTACATGGTTTCTCTTTCCGGTTCTCTCTGCTCTCTTCTATATAGAGAGTGGAGCTATTCCCTACTTTGCCGACGCTTACTTTGAGTCGGTGTCCGGTTTCACTACGACGGGAGCTTCAGTCCTTTCTGACATTGAGTCGCTACCGAAGAGTGTTTTGCTTTGGCGTTCAACGACCCACTGGATAGGCGGAATCGGCTTTGTTGTTTTCTCCCTTTCCCTCCTTCCCGTCTTTGGTGCAGGTGGTGCTCAGCTTATGAGGTTTGAGGCAGCGAAAGCTATTGAGGAAAAGGTTCTGCCGAGGGTTAAAGAAACGGCGAGGGCGATTCTCGTGGTGTATTTACTCCTTACCCTCTCTGAGGTAGTTCTCCTGAAACTTTGCGGTATGAGTCTGTTCCAAGCGATTAATCACACTTTCGCCACTGTAGCAACCGGCGGCTTTTCAACGAAAAACGAGAGTGTTGGAGCTTTTCACTCTTTCACTGTAGAGATGGTTATAGCAGTTTTCATGATTCTTGGAGCTCTCAATCTCTCTCTCTACTACCGAGCCTTTAGAGCTAGGAGCTTAAAGGTTTTCTTTTCAAATCATGAAGTAAAGGGATTGCTGGCAGTAATCTTTATTTCAACACTCTTCTCTATGGCAGTTCTCCTAAAAGAGCACGTCTACACAGACCTGTTTACAGCTTTTAGGTACGCCTTCTTTCAGGTTGTAACGGCAGCGACAACGACCGGTTTTTCCTCTACCGACTATACCAACTGGCCTCCGTCCATCCTTGCCCTAATAATGTTCCTCTCACTGATAGGTGCTTCCTCAGGCTCTACGGCTGGAGGTATAAAGCAGTTTAGGTTTATTGTGATGCTGAAAACAGTTTACAGCGAGCTTAAAAAAACTGCTCACCCGAGGATGGTTTACAGGGTTTCTATCGGAAACAGGGTGCTGGAGCTCTCTATTTTGAATACCATCTGGGCATTTATATCGGTTTACTTCTCTACAGCAGCCATTTTTGGGTTTATTATTGCTGCTTTTGGCCACGACCTTGTAACTTCTTTTTCTGCTTCAGTAGCCTGTATTACGAGCCTTGGCCCCGGTCTTGGTAGGGTAGGACCTGCAGGGAACTTTGGCTTTTTCTCCGACCCTGAAAAGCTTCTCCTCTCCTTAGAGATGATTTTAGGAAGGCTTGAGGTCTTTGCCGTCTTTGCTGTACTTCTTCCTTCTTTTTGGAAAGAATGAAATAAGAAAAATTTGATAGAATATCCGATGCTTTGAGTTACACTTTATGATAAAAATCTTTAGCGAAGAGGTTAAGGAGGAGAGGCTATGGCCATATCCCTTAATCAGGATATAAGGGCGGGGAAGAGTACTTATCACGTTCAGACGGAATACTATAAGACTTCAAATAAAATTATTTCAAACATTTTCAAAGACGGTAAAGCTGTAAAAAGGCTTGAGAAAGAAGTTGAAGAGGGCAGAGACCTTGATGAACAGATAAAGGAATTTCACAACAGTATAATTGAGAGACTTACAAAACCGACCCTCGTTAAGAGAAAGAAAAAGGAAGAAAAACCCGTTCAAGAAGCTCAAAAAGAAGTATTTACGCTTA includes these proteins:
- a CDS encoding NAD-binding protein, producing MKVCIIGAGVVGSYLAKRLSRENHEIAVVDVNADKASQLAYGYDILSVNCDALSVNCLKKVESFELFVVVTESDEKNIAIATLLRSIFGKKRVIVRVSNKAFSSPPVKEFLGCEVVNILSETVQTVLSQIKYPFAHGAVRLESEGIVILKYLVSLNDFLAGKRISELKSVREEVDFTIVAVEREGKVIIPKGESFIFPEDRIYIAVKENRVPELVRALQIRSEPVKMVFVLGYSKFTEELLSVLSDFKGIKVKFFSPDRETCESVSGKFPGVDVFHGEFTDVELLKEEGIGNSDLTVSLSDDEETNILASILAKKLGTKKVCSLILHPEYENIVESIGIDVPLIPRKLLASKVYRQLSRKGFLEVFELSDSLEVVEMTVPKKFSGKTVSELRDSICGLIVAVKKENETKLAKGDTVLLSGETVICIEKRK
- a CDS encoding TrkH family potassium uptake protein, which codes for MRLQVVFRHVTFLLFILSLSFLFPAVYSLWVNDGLFMSFLYPLFLSFSLFLLGIQFENKEPKVKEAILVVVLTWFLFPVLSALFYIESGAIPYFADAYFESVSGFTTTGASVLSDIESLPKSVLLWRSTTHWIGGIGFVVFSLSLLPVFGAGGAQLMRFEAAKAIEEKVLPRVKETARAILVVYLLLTLSEVVLLKLCGMSLFQAINHTFATVATGGFSTKNESVGAFHSFTVEMVIAVFMILGALNLSLYYRAFRARSLKVFFSNHEVKGLLAVIFISTLFSMAVLLKEHVYTDLFTAFRYAFFQVVTAATTTGFSSTDYTNWPPSILALIMFLSLIGASSGSTAGGIKQFRFIVMLKTVYSELKKTAHPRMVYRVSIGNRVLELSILNTIWAFISVYFSTAAIFGFIIAAFGHDLVTSFSASVACITSLGPGLGRVGPAGNFGFFSDPEKLLLSLEMILGRLEVFAVFAVLLPSFWKE